A region of bacterium DNA encodes the following proteins:
- a CDS encoding ABC transporter ATP-binding protein → MTLRLEGVARGGLAGIDLELEDGSLTVLLGPTGAGKTSLLRLLAGLDKPTTGRVRQDGVDVHRLSARKRQVGFVHQRFVNYPAKTVYENIAAPLRQGQRISEAEIDANVRAMAGMLRIDGLLERRPSELSGGQQQRTALARALVREGGLLLLDEPLVNLDYKLREELGAELRAIFARRNATLVFATSDPSEALALGGRTLVLDAGQLLQAGEALDVYRRPRSVRVGELTSVPPMNVLSGQLGSGLVQLEPSGEAPRPSHFEPLPNGAYRFGVRPHHLRLAPESPDSLKLVAIVELTELSGSETFLHLRPAAAAQEPLVVHQTGTRPRSIGERVDVFIDPDRLHAFDEAGRLAAASEL, encoded by the coding sequence TTGACACTTCGCCTCGAGGGCGTGGCGCGGGGTGGCCTGGCCGGCATCGATCTCGAGCTGGAGGATGGTTCGCTGACCGTTCTGCTCGGCCCCACCGGCGCGGGAAAGACGAGCCTCCTGCGCCTGCTGGCCGGGTTGGACAAGCCGACCACGGGCCGCGTGAGGCAGGATGGCGTCGATGTCCATCGCCTCTCGGCACGGAAACGTCAGGTCGGGTTCGTTCATCAGAGATTCGTCAACTATCCGGCGAAGACGGTCTACGAGAACATCGCCGCGCCACTTCGCCAGGGCCAGCGCATTTCTGAAGCGGAGATCGATGCGAACGTCCGCGCGATGGCGGGGATGTTGCGCATCGATGGCCTGCTCGAGCGCCGCCCCTCGGAGCTTTCCGGTGGCCAGCAGCAGCGGACTGCCCTGGCACGCGCGCTCGTTCGGGAGGGCGGGTTGCTGCTGCTGGATGAACCGTTGGTCAACCTCGATTACAAGCTGCGCGAAGAGCTGGGCGCCGAGCTGCGTGCGATCTTCGCCAGGAGGAACGCAACCCTCGTGTTCGCCACCAGCGATCCTTCCGAGGCCCTTGCCCTGGGAGGGCGCACGCTGGTGCTCGATGCCGGGCAACTCCTTCAGGCTGGCGAAGCGCTCGATGTCTATCGCCGACCCCGATCCGTGCGGGTGGGAGAGCTGACGAGCGTTCCGCCGATGAACGTTCTCTCAGGGCAGCTCGGTTCCGGCCTGGTCCAGCTGGAACCGAGCGGCGAGGCCCCTCGACCCTCGCACTTCGAGCCACTGCCGAACGGGGCCTACCGCTTTGGAGTGCGGCCCCATCATCTACGGCTCGCCCCGGAATCTCCAGATTCACTGAAGCTCGTGGCGATCGTGGAGCTGACCGAGCTGAGTGGCTCCGAGACCTTCCTGCACCTCCGGCCGGCGGCTGCGGCCCAAGAGCCGCTCGTCGTTCACCAGACCGGCACCCGCCCGCGGTCGATCGGGGAGAGGGTCGATGTCTTCATCGATCCAGATCGGTTGCACGCGTTCGATGAGGCAGGCCGTCTGGCGGCCGCCTCGGAGCTCTGA
- a CDS encoding pyridoxamine 5'-phosphate oxidase family protein gives MNRFQQAFGEPKESVRKKIFSTLDPMMQDFIRQSPFAVLATAGHSGECDASPRGGMPGFVKVLDEKHILLPDIAGNHLFHSYENVDGNAHAALVFLIPGCDWTVRVNGRARVLDRGSERLEGIAPEVFSEDENTKILQGLMVEVVETYAHCPRAFLFSKLWDTGQIGEAREADANRYWLDRWRESMEGR, from the coding sequence ATGAACCGCTTCCAACAGGCCTTCGGCGAGCCGAAGGAATCCGTCCGCAAGAAGATCTTCTCCACCCTCGACCCGATGATGCAGGATTTCATCCGCCAGTCGCCCTTCGCCGTGCTGGCGACCGCGGGCCACTCCGGCGAGTGCGATGCCTCGCCAAGGGGCGGGATGCCTGGCTTCGTGAAGGTCCTCGACGAGAAGCACATCCTGCTTCCCGACATCGCTGGCAACCATCTCTTCCACTCCTACGAGAACGTCGACGGCAACGCCCATGCAGCCCTGGTCTTCCTGATTCCGGGATGCGATTGGACGGTGCGGGTCAACGGGCGGGCCCGCGTCCTCGATCGCGGCAGCGAGCGGTTGGAGGGGATCGCCCCGGAGGTCTTCAGTGAAGACGAGAACACGAAGATTCTCCAGGGTCTGATGGTCGAAGTCGTCGAAACGTACGCTCATTGTCCGCGCGCGTTCTTGTTCTCGAAACTCTGGGATACGGGACAAATCGGGGAGGCCCGAGAAGCGGATGCCAACCGCTATTGGCTGGATCGGTGGCGGGAGTCGATGGAAGGCCGCTAG